One Mycobacteroides salmoniphilum DNA segment encodes these proteins:
- a CDS encoding class I SAM-dependent methyltransferase, with product MRTDRDHWDINTSVGSTALFVAASRALEATKPAPLAADQYAEVFCRAAGGEWADLVAGGVPEHPLRSEEFGQYFVSFQGARTRYFDNYFGRAIEAGVKQVVILAAGLDSRAYRLDWAPGTTIFELDQPLVHQFKREVLAEHGAESKASRQEISIDLREDWGKALQDKGFDPSAPSAWIVEGLLIYLPADAQERLFESIDQLAAPGSFVGIEQMTTYADVVFDMLVAGAKESGDQSNSDFFSLIYNQQRSEASTWFHCHGWDSERTELLDYLNISGRALPEPSQPAWYMFNSISLVSAVKG from the coding sequence ATGCGTACCGATCGCGATCATTGGGACATCAACACCAGCGTCGGCTCGACCGCGCTGTTCGTGGCGGCCAGCCGAGCGCTCGAGGCCACGAAACCCGCGCCGCTGGCCGCCGATCAGTACGCGGAGGTGTTCTGTCGTGCCGCAGGCGGGGAGTGGGCCGACCTGGTCGCCGGTGGCGTACCCGAACACCCTTTGCGTTCAGAGGAATTCGGGCAGTACTTCGTGAGCTTTCAAGGCGCTCGCACCCGCTACTTCGACAACTACTTCGGTAGGGCGATCGAGGCCGGAGTCAAGCAGGTGGTGATCCTGGCCGCGGGGCTGGACTCGCGGGCCTATCGACTCGACTGGGCTCCTGGGACGACGATCTTCGAGTTGGACCAGCCCTTGGTGCATCAGTTCAAGCGTGAGGTACTCGCCGAGCATGGCGCCGAATCCAAGGCGTCTCGCCAGGAAATCTCTATAGACCTTCGTGAGGACTGGGGCAAGGCGCTGCAGGACAAGGGTTTCGATCCATCGGCGCCGTCAGCGTGGATTGTCGAAGGACTGTTGATCTATCTGCCTGCCGATGCCCAGGAGCGACTTTTTGAGTCCATCGACCAGCTGGCCGCACCGGGCAGCTTCGTGGGTATTGAGCAGATGACGACGTACGCCGACGTGGTCTTCGACATGTTGGTGGCGGGCGCCAAGGAAAGTGGAGACCAGTCGAACTCGGACTTCTTCTCCCTGATCTACAACCAGCAGCGCAGTGAAGCCTCGACCTGGTTCCATTGCCACGGTTGGGATTCGGAGCGCACCGAGCTGCTGGACTACCTGAACATTTCGGGGCGTGCTTTGCCGGAGCCCAGTCAACCCGCCTGGTACATGTTCAATTCGATCAGCCTGGTGTCGGCCGTCAAGGGTTAG
- a CDS encoding oxygenase MpaB family protein translates to MADNLMGLALLGGPANIVMQLARPGVGYGVVDSKVESGRADLHPVKRARTTFTFLAVSSLGSPEQKAAFRKATNRSHAQVRSAPGDAVQYNAFDPDLQKWVAICLYKGFVDVYEAFVGPMSADMAERCLQEGAVMGTTLQMPLAMWPKSCAEFDAYWEQSLDLVHIDDHVRPYLYRIISAAIAVPRFMRRPVGAFSRLISTGFLPQRFRDEMRLPWSPARERTFRAVVTLLGVVNRLLPNGLRRFPFNVLMIDLDWRIRTGRALV, encoded by the coding sequence ATGGCCGACAACCTGATGGGGTTGGCCCTGCTGGGAGGTCCGGCCAACATCGTCATGCAGTTGGCACGCCCCGGCGTCGGGTACGGCGTCGTCGACAGCAAGGTGGAAAGTGGCCGCGCCGATCTGCACCCCGTGAAGCGGGCCCGTACCACCTTCACCTTCCTGGCGGTGTCGTCCTTGGGGAGCCCGGAGCAGAAGGCGGCATTCCGCAAGGCGACCAATCGCTCCCATGCGCAGGTTCGCTCGGCCCCGGGGGACGCGGTGCAGTACAACGCCTTCGACCCGGATCTGCAGAAATGGGTGGCGATCTGCCTCTACAAGGGATTCGTCGATGTGTATGAGGCCTTCGTAGGTCCGATGTCGGCCGATATGGCCGAGCGGTGCTTGCAAGAGGGGGCCGTCATGGGGACGACGCTGCAGATGCCCCTCGCGATGTGGCCGAAGTCCTGTGCGGAGTTCGACGCGTACTGGGAGCAATCCCTGGACCTGGTCCATATCGATGATCACGTGCGGCCTTACCTGTATCGGATCATTTCCGCGGCCATTGCGGTACCGCGGTTCATGCGTCGGCCGGTGGGTGCCTTCTCGCGACTCATCTCGACGGGATTCTTGCCGCAGCGGTTCCGGGATGAGATGCGGCTGCCCTGGAGTCCTGCGCGTGAGCGAACCTTCCGGGCCGTCGTCACGCTTCTTGGTGTGGTGAATCGCCTCCTACCTAACGGGCTGCGACGCTTCCCGTTCAACGTGCTGATGATCGATCTCGACTGGAGAATCCGCACCGGCCGCGCGCTGGTGTGA
- a CDS encoding sugar transferase, with amino-acid sequence MVAVNEGSPAPTRLRGRIGSVRRPRRSQAAGQTSAGHRAAQWGERYTRWLMLTDTLIVAVAGWTWIELRNATNPMNATELWIRIGFFSYWALLLGVYRSREPHLMGSGGEEYQRVLRATFHMFGLFAIVSVLFKFNVSRFAMGMSLIVGIVFLLLNRKLSRSWLNRQRARGKQIFRVVVLGGDAAALNLAEAFGRDTALGYRVVGVCVPGYLGAPGQNIEVIDRVIPILGSEDRIIAAVLEAGADTVAVTATEQLGPEKMRELAWRLSEIGVNLLVAPGVFDVDQPRVRVRPAGSVPLIHLAEPQYEGASRMHKVLFDRVGALLLIIGFSPILLACALAVKLESRGSVFYSAERIGVRSKPFRMIKFRSMVAGADQMVAELLAQNDGAGPLFKMREDPRVTMVGRFLRRTSLDELPQLFNVLRGEMSLVGPRPPLRREVEEYTDVVRRRLLVKPGMTGLWQVSGRSDLPWDEAVRLDLSYVENWSMVSDVSILWRTFRAVARSDGAY; translated from the coding sequence GTGGTCGCGGTGAACGAAGGCTCGCCTGCGCCGACCCGGCTGAGGGGCCGGATCGGCAGCGTGCGGCGCCCGCGCCGATCCCAAGCGGCCGGTCAAACCTCCGCGGGGCACCGGGCTGCGCAGTGGGGCGAGCGCTACACCCGGTGGCTGATGCTCACGGACACCCTGATCGTCGCGGTCGCCGGCTGGACCTGGATCGAACTGCGCAACGCGACCAACCCGATGAACGCCACCGAGCTGTGGATCAGGATTGGCTTCTTTTCCTACTGGGCGCTGCTGCTCGGTGTGTACCGCAGCAGGGAACCGCACCTCATGGGCAGTGGTGGCGAGGAGTATCAGCGGGTACTGCGCGCGACATTCCACATGTTCGGTCTTTTCGCCATCGTCAGCGTGCTGTTCAAATTCAATGTCTCGCGTTTCGCGATGGGGATGTCGCTCATCGTCGGGATCGTGTTCCTGTTGCTCAACCGGAAACTCAGTCGTAGTTGGCTCAACCGCCAGCGTGCCCGCGGCAAGCAGATCTTCAGGGTGGTGGTGCTCGGCGGCGACGCCGCGGCGCTCAACCTCGCCGAGGCCTTCGGGCGTGACACCGCGCTCGGGTATCGGGTCGTCGGCGTGTGTGTTCCCGGATATCTGGGTGCACCAGGCCAGAACATTGAGGTCATCGACCGGGTGATCCCCATCCTGGGCTCCGAGGACCGCATTATCGCCGCGGTGCTGGAGGCCGGTGCGGACACCGTGGCGGTGACGGCCACCGAGCAGCTCGGCCCGGAGAAGATGCGCGAACTGGCCTGGCGCCTCAGCGAGATCGGTGTCAATCTGCTGGTAGCGCCCGGTGTCTTCGACGTCGACCAGCCTCGGGTTCGAGTGCGACCGGCCGGGTCCGTGCCGCTAATCCATCTCGCGGAGCCCCAGTACGAGGGTGCTTCGCGCATGCACAAGGTTCTGTTCGACCGCGTGGGTGCGCTGTTGCTGATCATCGGGTTCAGTCCCATCCTGTTGGCCTGCGCCCTTGCTGTGAAGCTGGAGTCGCGTGGGTCGGTGTTCTACTCGGCCGAACGCATCGGTGTGCGGTCCAAGCCGTTCCGCATGATCAAGTTCCGGTCCATGGTGGCGGGCGCCGACCAGATGGTGGCCGAGTTGCTGGCGCAAAATGACGGCGCCGGACCGCTTTTCAAGATGCGCGAAGACCCGCGGGTCACCATGGTGGGCAGATTCCTGCGCCGCACCAGCCTCGACGAACTGCCCCAGCTGTTCAATGTGCTGCGGGGTGAGATGAGTCTGGTGGGCCCGCGGCCGCCGCTGCGGCGTGAGGTGGAGGAGTACACCGACGTCGTCAGGCGCCGGCTTCTGGTCAAGCCCGGGATGACCGGTCTGTGGCAGGTCAGTGGGCGTTCCGACCTGCCGTGGGATGAAGCGGTGCGACTGGACCTGTCGTATGTCGAGAACTGGTCCATGGTGTCCGACGTGTCGATCCTGTGGCGCACGTTCCGCGCGGTGGCGCGCAGCGACGGTGCGTACTAG